One Clavibacter zhangzhiyongii genomic region harbors:
- a CDS encoding YtxH domain-containing protein: MKGKLLFVAGAGVGYVLGARAGRKRYEQIRTNAKKVWDDPKVQRQVDNATGFVKDHTPDVAHAVVGGAKKVVGTVTGGKKDSSNGSTPSSSGSSQYPTMDPASPEPHGSGTTR, from the coding sequence ATGAAAGGCAAGCTTCTCTTCGTCGCCGGAGCCGGTGTCGGCTACGTCCTCGGCGCCCGCGCCGGACGCAAGCGCTACGAGCAGATCCGCACGAACGCCAAGAAGGTCTGGGACGACCCGAAGGTCCAGCGCCAGGTCGACAACGCGACCGGCTTCGTGAAGGACCACACCCCCGACGTCGCGCACGCGGTCGTCGGCGGCGCCAAGAAGGTCGTCGGCACCGTCACCGGCGGCAAGAAGGACTCCTCGAACGGATCCACCCCCTCCAGCAGCGGCTCCTCGCAGTACCCGACGATGGACCCCGCCTCGCCCGAGCCCCACGGCTCCGGCACCACCCGCTGA